One region of Cucurbita pepo subsp. pepo cultivar mu-cu-16 chromosome LG03, ASM280686v2, whole genome shotgun sequence genomic DNA includes:
- the LOC111789655 gene encoding uncharacterized protein LOC111789655, producing the protein MFQIALHSMNFVNRNTKIVPKINELFGIKNMFVDKAIKPNRVSEASIRAYRDVANEPLSLTATRFLTSTSICLKPIWEFPPYIAADIDTVEIVERRSRKKMSAEEMRVDIRNLWERVALKLLSSEERCEMQAVLPSNRHLMMYLGDGSDGFSSERSLRS; encoded by the exons ATGTTCCAAATAGCGCTCCACTCTATGAATTTTGTCAACAGAAATACAAAGATTGTCCCAAAGATAAATGAGCTTTTTGGCAtcaaaaacatgtttgttgACAAAGCGATTAAACCCAATAGAGTTAGTGAAGCAA GTATAAGAGCATACAGAGATGTTGCCAATGAGCCTCTCAGTCTTACAGCCACTCGCTTTCTGACTTCAACTAGCATCTGTTTGAAACCCATTTGGGAGTTTCCTCCATATATTGCTGCTGATATAGATACTGTTGAGATTGTGGAGAGAAGGTctaggaagaagatgagtgcTGAAGAGATGAGAGTTGATATCAGAAACTTGTGGGAGAGAGTTGCTTTGAAGTTGTTGTCATCAGAGGAGCGCTGCGAGATGCAGGCTGTGCTGCCATCTAATCGACACCTGATGATGTACCTTGGAGATGGATCAGATGGATTTTCTTCTGAGAGAAGTTTGAGGAGTTGA